Proteins encoded by one window of Megachile rotundata isolate GNS110a chromosome 10, iyMegRotu1, whole genome shotgun sequence:
- the mRF1 gene encoding mitochondrial translation release factor 1: protein MLFLIRGCTFSACRYYGNIINKVKPSPLCPLLLNLNKKDPSICKFFSAEKYSITLDENIKKYLNRLTDVYQNNEKQMNESINEILKLETIPELLDKKIKIIENIKSLTNLASNDEEMKKLVKEEQLMYQQELVEVDKHILDVILQTLGKEYFDQIIMEIVAGAGGQEAMLFAKDLFNMYINYLNYLEYEYEVLEMSVSPISGLRKGVILISDSRAFEKLKYEGGIHRVQRVPVTEKSGRMHTSTVFVTIFPEPRDVDIKLEEKDLKIESKRASGAGGQHVNTTDSAIRITHLPTGISVTNQTDRSQLKNKKVALMKLKSILYQIEMDKQVSFITALRKKQMTKLEKIRTYNFNQDRITDHRILDGTMHNLKGFLKDGLPLVELQDRLYKDMQHETLLEILKSLESELK from the exons ATGTTGTTTCTTATAAGAGGATGCACATTTAGTGCTTGTCGTTATTATGGGAACATAATAAATAAGGTCAAACCATCTCCATTGTGCCCGTTGTTACTTAACCTCAATAAAAAAGATCCATCTATTTGTAAATTCTTTAGTgcagaaaaatattcaattactctcgatgaaaatattaaaaaatacttgaatCGCCTTACGGATGTGTATCAAAATAATGAGAAACAAATGAATGAAAGCATTAACGAGATTCTTAAATTAGAAACAATACCGGAATTATtggacaaaaaaattaaaataatagaaaatatcaAGAGTTTAACTAATCTTG CTAGTAACGACgaagaaatgaagaaacttGTGAAAGAAGAACAGTTAATGTATCAACAAGAATTGGTGGAAGTTGATAAACATATATTAGATGTAATTTTACAAACTCTAGGCAAGGAATATTTTGACCAAATTATTATGGAGATAGTGGCGGGTGCAGGAGGTCAAGAAGCTATGTTGTTTGCTAAGgatttatttaatatgtatataaattatttaaattatttagaatatgAATATGAAGTATTAGAAATGTCGGTTAGTCCTATTAGCGGATTGAGAAAAGGTGTGATATTAATATCAGATAGCAGAGCTTTCGAGAAATTGAAATACGAAGGTGGTATCCATAGAGTACAAAGAGTTCCAGTGACAGAAAAAAGTGGTCGAATGCATACCAGTACAGTTTTCGTAACAATCTTTCCAGAACCTAGGGATGTAGATATTAAATTAGAAGAAAAAGATCTAAAAATAGAATCCAAAAGAGCATCTGGAGCCGGAGGCCAACATGTGAATACTACAGATTCTGCTATTAGGATAACTCACTTACCAACAGGTATATCTGTTACTAACCAAACAGATAGATCccaattaaaaaacaaaaaggTAGCATTAATGAAGTTGAAAAGTATATTATATCAAATTGAAATGGACAAGCAAGTATCGTTCATTACTGCACTACGTAAAAAGCAAATGACGAAACTGGAGAAGATCAGAacgtataattttaatcaaGATCGCATAACTGATCATAGAATACTGGATGGTACGATGCATAATTTAAAAGGCTTTCTGAAGGACGGACTGCCTCTGGTGGAACTACAGGATAGACTCTACAAAGATATGCAGCACGAGACTTTGTTGGAGATTTTAAAGAGTTTGGAGAGTGAATTGAAATAA